In the genome of Gordonia rubripertincta, one region contains:
- the egtD gene encoding L-histidine N(alpha)-methyltransferase → MTLAADALSGLWQDPPTLPTKWLYDERGSKLFDEITRLPEYYPTRRETAILRARSAEIATATQAQVMVELGSGTSTKTRLLLDAFSAATPDTERFTYVPVDVSTEMLTTAADVLSADYPGIDVVPVVADFTEPDLRLPDADGPRLAVFLGGTIGNFDPAARRAFYQGLAKALSPGDFFLLGTDLVKDTGRLVAAYDDKAGVTADFNRNLIEVLRTGLDARGLYADDFEHIARWNPGEHRIEMWLRARRDIDAYFEVLGRAWRLPAGTEIHTEISTKFEPDALRDELESAGLQVVTVWTDPAGDFALTLSRR, encoded by the coding sequence ATGACTCTTGCCGCGGATGCGCTTTCGGGGTTGTGGCAGGACCCGCCGACGCTGCCCACCAAGTGGCTCTACGACGAGCGCGGGAGCAAGCTCTTCGACGAGATCACCCGCCTGCCCGAGTACTACCCGACGCGTCGTGAGACCGCGATCCTGCGTGCGCGTTCGGCCGAGATCGCCACTGCCACACAAGCGCAGGTGATGGTCGAGCTGGGTTCGGGCACCTCCACCAAGACCCGGCTGTTACTCGATGCCTTCAGCGCCGCCACACCTGACACCGAGCGATTCACCTACGTGCCGGTCGACGTCAGCACCGAGATGCTCACGACCGCCGCCGACGTGCTGTCCGCCGACTACCCGGGCATCGACGTCGTCCCGGTGGTCGCCGACTTCACCGAACCCGATCTCCGTCTCCCCGACGCCGATGGACCGCGCCTGGCCGTGTTCCTCGGCGGCACGATCGGCAACTTCGATCCCGCCGCCCGCCGGGCGTTCTATCAAGGCCTGGCGAAAGCACTTTCGCCCGGCGACTTCTTCCTCCTCGGTACCGACCTCGTCAAGGACACCGGCCGGCTCGTCGCCGCCTACGACGACAAGGCCGGGGTGACAGCCGATTTCAACCGCAACCTCATCGAGGTCCTGCGAACCGGGCTCGACGCCCGCGGCCTGTACGCCGACGACTTCGAACACATCGCTCGGTGGAACCCGGGCGAACACCGTATCGAGATGTGGCTACGTGCCCGCCGGGACATCGACGCGTACTTCGAGGTCCTGGGCCGGGCGTGGCGCCTGCCCGCCGGAACCGAGATCCACACCGAGATCAGCACCAAGTTCGAACCCGACGCACTGCGCGACGAACTCGAATCCGCCGGATTGCAGGTGGTCACCGTGTGGACAGACCCCGCCGGGGACTTCGCGCTCACGCTCAGCCGGCGCTGA
- a CDS encoding LLM class flavin-dependent oxidoreductase codes for MESHTARHELELGLDTFGDITAAPDGTPLSDAQTLRDVLDQAILADEVGVDFLGVGEHHRADYSVSAPEVVLGAIAARTSRMRLGSAVTVLSSDDPIRVFQRFSTVDALSSGRAEVILGRGSFTESFPLFGYDLADYEELFADKLALFAELRTGKPVSWSGSTRGPLRAQPVFPQLENPPLPTWIAVGGSPESVVRAASYGLPLMLAIIGGDPLRFRPYVDLYHRALADLEKDTLPVGVHCPGHIADTDEQAREELWPHYRGYVARIGRERGWPPPSRFDFERSTGPDGALFVGSPETVARKIAATSQGLGLSRFDMKYSHGTLGHAQLMRSIELYGTKVIPRVRELLAEG; via the coding sequence ATGGAATCACACACGGCCAGGCATGAACTCGAACTGGGCTTGGACACCTTCGGTGACATCACCGCCGCCCCCGACGGCACCCCGCTCTCCGACGCGCAGACCCTGCGCGATGTGCTCGACCAGGCGATCCTGGCCGACGAGGTCGGCGTCGACTTCCTCGGTGTCGGCGAACATCACCGTGCGGACTACTCCGTGTCCGCCCCCGAGGTGGTCCTCGGCGCCATCGCCGCCCGCACCAGCCGGATGCGCCTGGGTTCGGCCGTGACCGTCCTGAGCTCCGACGACCCGATCCGTGTGTTCCAGCGGTTCTCGACCGTCGACGCCCTCTCCTCGGGACGTGCCGAGGTGATCCTCGGCCGCGGCTCGTTCACCGAGTCGTTCCCGCTCTTCGGCTACGACCTCGCCGACTACGAAGAGCTGTTCGCCGACAAACTCGCGCTCTTCGCCGAACTCCGCACCGGCAAACCGGTCTCCTGGTCTGGCTCGACGCGTGGCCCGCTGCGCGCTCAGCCCGTGTTCCCGCAGCTGGAGAACCCCCCGTTGCCCACATGGATCGCGGTGGGCGGCAGCCCCGAATCAGTGGTGCGCGCAGCGTCGTACGGGCTCCCGCTGATGCTGGCCATCATCGGCGGCGACCCGCTGCGCTTCCGCCCTTACGTCGACCTCTATCACCGCGCCCTCGCCGACCTGGAGAAGGACACCCTGCCGGTCGGCGTCCACTGCCCGGGGCACATCGCCGACACCGACGAGCAGGCACGTGAGGAGTTGTGGCCGCACTACCGGGGATATGTGGCACGGATCGGGCGCGAACGAGGGTGGCCACCGCCCAGCCGCTTTGACTTCGAGCGGTCCACCGGACCCGACGGTGCGCTGTTCGTCGGGTCGCCGGAAACCGTGGCGCGCAAGATCGCCGCGACGTCGCAGGGGCTCGGCCTGAGTCGCTTCGACATGAAGTATTCCCACGGCACCCTGGGTCATGCGCAGCTGATGCGCAGCATCGAACTCTACGGCACGAAGGTCATCCCGCGGGTGCGGGAACTGCTCGCCGAGGGGTGA
- a CDS encoding SHOCT domain-containing protein, with amino-acid sequence MWDSFWDFIWYTIVIFAFVAYLIVLWHIITDLFRDKKASGWQKAAWVVFLIVFPYLTAIVYLLAKGKGMAERQREAYTEAKQASDEYIKSVAGTSPTQQITEAKALLDSGAITPEEFEHLKSKALGGAA; translated from the coding sequence ATGTGGGACTCATTCTGGGATTTCATCTGGTACACCATCGTCATCTTCGCGTTCGTCGCGTACCTGATCGTCCTATGGCACATCATCACCGACCTGTTCCGTGACAAGAAGGCGTCGGGCTGGCAGAAGGCCGCCTGGGTGGTCTTCCTGATCGTCTTCCCGTACCTCACCGCCATCGTGTACCTGCTGGCGAAGGGCAAGGGAATGGCCGAGCGCCAGCGCGAGGCCTACACCGAGGCCAAGCAGGCCTCCGACGAGTACATCAAGTCGGTCGCGGGAACCTCTCCGACCCAGCAGATCACCGAGGCGAAGGCTCTCCTGGACTCCGGTGCCATCACCCCCGAGGAGTTCGAGCACCTCAAGTCGAAGGCTCTCGGCGGAGCGGCCTGA
- a CDS encoding ABC transporter permease has product MIGYLCKRIAAWAVLVFLATNLTYFLATWFLDPRSNYAVRRPPLPESVVDATLSSHNLNDKTPLVERWWNWLTGVVLHWDWGSTPVGESVNSEIGFRLVSSVQLLAAATIISTLLGIALGVYTALHQYKLADRAWQFISIAMINLPVPVVGLGIVLAAISLNQSLGHSVVYVSGASSVGVEGFFPVLLDRVQHLILPTITLVVIQYAGLHLLQRSMVLDTINADYVRTARAKGLTRGVAVRRHALRTAIIPVAVGIAFAIPAVFTGAVLTETIFGWEGMGRYFVTSINTNDIHGVVAVAAFGALATAVGAILADLAVVYLDPRVRVS; this is encoded by the coding sequence GTGATCGGATACCTGTGTAAACGCATCGCGGCCTGGGCTGTCCTCGTCTTCCTCGCAACCAATCTGACCTATTTCCTGGCCACCTGGTTCCTCGACCCCCGATCCAATTACGCCGTCCGGCGACCACCCTTGCCGGAGAGCGTCGTCGACGCCACGCTGTCCTCCCACAACCTCAACGACAAGACCCCGCTGGTCGAGCGTTGGTGGAACTGGCTGACCGGCGTGGTGCTGCACTGGGATTGGGGGTCGACGCCGGTCGGTGAGAGTGTCAACAGCGAGATCGGTTTCCGGCTGGTCTCCTCGGTGCAGCTGCTCGCCGCCGCCACCATCATCTCCACCCTGCTGGGTATCGCCCTGGGCGTCTACACCGCGCTCCACCAGTACAAGCTCGCGGACCGTGCGTGGCAGTTCATCTCGATCGCGATGATCAACCTGCCGGTTCCCGTCGTCGGCCTGGGCATCGTGCTCGCCGCCATCTCGCTCAACCAGTCCCTCGGGCACAGCGTCGTCTACGTCTCGGGGGCTTCCAGTGTGGGGGTCGAGGGTTTCTTCCCGGTGCTGCTGGACCGCGTCCAGCACCTCATCCTTCCGACGATCACCCTGGTCGTGATCCAGTACGCCGGGCTGCATCTCCTCCAGCGGTCGATGGTGCTCGACACCATCAACGCCGACTACGTGCGCACGGCTCGCGCGAAGGGACTCACCCGTGGCGTGGCGGTGCGCCGACATGCCCTGCGCACGGCCATCATCCCGGTGGCGGTCGGTATCGCCTTCGCGATCCCTGCGGTGTTCACCGGCGCAGTCCTCACCGAGACCATCTTCGGCTGGGAAGGGATGGGTCGGTACTTCGTCACCTCCATCAACACCAACGACATCCACGGCGTCGTCGCGGTCGCCGCTTTCGGTGCCCTGGCCACCGCGGTCGGTGCGATCCTCGCCGACCTCGCCGTGGTCTACCTCGATCCGAGAGTGCGGGTGAGCTGA
- a CDS encoding ABC transporter permease, whose protein sequence is MAMLPPEPRGPQSGHLDATAPIMGETGGVLDESDTTSAPPARRRSGRVKIFAKRYARNRSALLGLAIFVVLVLFAVFGGLFTAYSYTDTDFLAIGFPPSTQGTEGAHWFGTNDAGNDLYAQVVHGLQRSLTIALIVSVGTTAIAAFLGGLAAYFGGWMQRIVLGVVYLLLVVPTFLILALVSNSTGGDWRWLIVVLVAFGWMMLARVIHSLALTVRERDYVAAAQYLGVSPVMIILRHILPNVASLLVINFALGVVATVLAETGLSFLGFGVKIPDVTLGSLLQAGVGTLAASPWLFWFPAAALALLTVSMALIADGLRDAFDPTSSGGVRR, encoded by the coding sequence ATGGCGATGCTGCCGCCGGAACCGCGCGGGCCGCAGTCCGGACACCTCGACGCGACCGCCCCGATCATGGGTGAGACCGGCGGTGTCCTCGACGAATCGGACACCACATCGGCGCCGCCGGCCAGGCGACGCAGCGGCCGGGTCAAGATCTTCGCGAAGCGTTACGCGCGCAACCGGTCTGCGTTGCTTGGTCTCGCCATCTTCGTGGTGCTCGTGCTCTTCGCCGTCTTCGGCGGACTGTTCACCGCCTATTCCTACACCGACACCGATTTCCTCGCGATCGGCTTTCCGCCGTCGACGCAGGGGACCGAAGGCGCCCACTGGTTCGGTACCAACGACGCCGGCAACGACCTGTATGCGCAGGTGGTACACGGACTCCAACGCTCGCTGACGATCGCGCTGATCGTGTCGGTCGGGACGACCGCGATCGCCGCATTCCTCGGCGGACTCGCCGCCTACTTCGGCGGCTGGATGCAGCGCATCGTCCTGGGTGTGGTCTACCTACTCCTCGTGGTCCCCACGTTCCTCATCCTCGCCCTGGTCTCCAACAGCACCGGCGGCGACTGGCGGTGGCTGATCGTCGTGCTCGTCGCATTCGGCTGGATGATGCTGGCGCGCGTGATCCATTCACTGGCGCTGACCGTCCGCGAGCGCGACTACGTCGCCGCTGCACAGTATCTGGGCGTGTCCCCGGTGATGATCATCCTCCGGCACATCCTGCCCAATGTCGCGTCGTTGTTGGTCATCAACTTCGCCCTCGGCGTCGTGGCCACGGTGCTCGCCGAGACCGGCCTCTCTTTTCTCGGGTTCGGCGTGAAGATCCCCGACGTCACCCTCGGCTCGCTCCTACAGGCGGGGGTCGGGACGTTGGCCGCGTCGCCGTGGCTGTTTTGGTTCCCCGCAGCCGCCCTGGCGCTCCTCACGGTCTCGATGGCGCTCATCGCCGACGGCCTGCGCGATGCCTTCGACCCGACTTCGAGTGGAGGTGTCCGTCGATGA
- a CDS encoding ABC transporter ATP-binding protein produces the protein MTNLDGALTVRDLRVDFGSEAGVVAAVRGLDFDLRSGRTTAIVGESGSGKSVSALAVLGLLPDTARVSGSVALRGRELTGLSDKEMSAVRGSEIAMVFQDPLSSLTPVSTVGAQISEALRVHQSITAKTAWSRSVELLDLVGIGDPRRRAKAFPHELSGGMRQRVMIAMAIANDPSVIIADEPITALDVTIQAQILDVLATARRETGAAMLLITHDLGVVAGHADDVVVMYAGRAVETADVDTLFGGPRMPYTIGLLGAVPRVDRRTDALIPIPGTPPLLIDVQDRCQFVPRCPVAVDDCRRGEPALTEVASGHRAACIRSGEIDVDGRISGEPVFPAPDVSEASTAFVDRQDRETVLDVVNMTKVFPLTSGFLKRRVGSVRAVDGISFDIRRGESMALVGESGSGKSTTLLEIMDFAQPEGVVRIGGVDPAAVRSREARALRQKTSIVFQDPSDALDPRFTAFDIIAEPLRALGVPKAETEEKVMGLMRRVGLDPVHADRFPAAFSGGQRQRLAIARALATDPDLIVLDEPLSALDVSVQAGVVNLIRRLRADGDVAYLVVAHDLSVVRHLADRVAVMYLGSIVESGPTETVFAEPAHPYTRALLSAVPVPDPHVERKRQRIVLAGEQPSATEEIAGCSFAGRCPLHARLDEERRERCRTVVPLLRPTDQDDARAVDHRATCHFLEMDR, from the coding sequence ATGACGAATCTCGATGGAGCGCTGACGGTCCGCGACCTGAGGGTGGATTTCGGCAGCGAGGCAGGCGTGGTGGCCGCCGTCCGCGGTCTCGACTTCGACCTGCGGTCGGGCCGGACCACCGCCATCGTCGGCGAATCCGGATCGGGGAAATCGGTGTCGGCTCTGGCGGTTCTGGGGTTGCTGCCGGACACCGCACGCGTCAGCGGTTCGGTCGCGTTGCGGGGTCGTGAACTGACCGGGTTGTCGGACAAGGAGATGTCCGCGGTCCGGGGTTCGGAGATCGCGATGGTCTTCCAGGATCCGTTGTCGTCGCTGACCCCGGTGTCCACCGTGGGAGCGCAGATCTCCGAGGCGCTGCGGGTCCATCAGTCCATCACCGCCAAGACGGCCTGGTCGCGGTCGGTCGAACTGCTCGACCTGGTCGGGATCGGTGATCCACGGCGACGCGCCAAGGCCTTTCCGCACGAGTTGTCCGGCGGGATGCGGCAGCGCGTGATGATCGCGATGGCGATCGCCAACGACCCGTCGGTGATCATCGCCGACGAACCCATCACTGCGCTCGACGTGACCATCCAGGCGCAGATCCTCGACGTCCTCGCCACCGCCCGGCGGGAGACCGGCGCCGCGATGCTGCTGATCACGCACGACCTCGGCGTCGTCGCGGGTCATGCCGACGACGTCGTGGTGATGTACGCCGGCCGGGCGGTCGAGACCGCCGACGTCGACACGCTGTTCGGCGGTCCGCGGATGCCGTACACGATCGGACTGCTGGGGGCTGTGCCCCGGGTGGACCGCCGGACCGATGCGCTCATCCCCATCCCGGGAACGCCTCCGCTTCTCATCGACGTGCAGGACCGCTGCCAGTTCGTGCCACGGTGTCCCGTTGCGGTCGACGACTGCCGCCGGGGCGAACCGGCGCTGACGGAGGTGGCGAGCGGCCACCGGGCGGCGTGTATCCGGTCGGGGGAGATCGACGTCGACGGCCGGATCAGTGGCGAGCCGGTGTTTCCGGCGCCCGATGTGTCGGAGGCGTCGACGGCGTTCGTCGACCGGCAGGACCGGGAGACCGTCCTCGACGTGGTGAACATGACGAAGGTCTTCCCGCTGACGAGCGGTTTCCTCAAGCGTCGGGTGGGTTCGGTGCGGGCGGTCGACGGGATCAGCTTCGACATCCGGCGCGGCGAGTCGATGGCCCTCGTCGGGGAGTCGGGCAGCGGCAAGTCGACGACGCTGCTGGAGATCATGGACTTCGCGCAACCCGAGGGCGTCGTTCGGATCGGCGGGGTGGACCCGGCTGCGGTCAGGTCACGCGAGGCCCGCGCTCTGCGGCAGAAGACGTCGATCGTCTTCCAGGACCCGTCGGATGCGCTCGACCCGCGGTTCACCGCCTTCGACATCATCGCCGAACCGCTTCGCGCGCTCGGGGTCCCGAAAGCGGAGACCGAGGAGAAGGTCATGGGTCTCATGCGGCGCGTCGGGTTGGACCCGGTTCACGCCGACCGTTTCCCCGCCGCCTTCTCCGGTGGCCAGCGACAGCGCCTCGCAATCGCGCGAGCTCTCGCCACCGACCCCGATCTGATCGTCCTCGACGAGCCGCTGTCGGCTCTCGACGTCTCGGTGCAGGCGGGCGTCGTCAACCTGATCCGCCGTCTGCGGGCCGACGGTGACGTGGCGTATCTGGTTGTCGCCCACGATCTCTCCGTGGTCCGGCATCTCGCCGATCGCGTGGCGGTGATGTATCTGGGTTCGATCGTGGAGTCCGGGCCCACCGAGACGGTCTTCGCCGAACCCGCGCATCCCTACACCCGGGCACTCTTGTCGGCCGTACCCGTTCCGGACCCGCACGTCGAACGGAAGCGGCAGCGCATCGTCCTGGCCGGCGAACAGCCCAGCGCGACAGAAGAGATCGCCGGATGCAGTTTCGCCGGCCGGTGCCCGTTGCACGCCCGGCTCGACGAGGAGCGGCGCGAACGCTGCCGAACGGTCGTGCCTCTTCTGCGGCCGACGGATCAGGACGATGCTCGAGCGGTCGACCACCGAGCGACATGCCATTTCCTGGAGATGGACCGGTGA
- a CDS encoding ABC transporter family substrate-binding protein yields MKRWPVIIAAVAVAVACVTGCGAAIDTGAVKTEGASLNLQPRENLRDGGSLTTVLPEVSAQWNTFHADGNVYTLALWRWYNPMLAYFTPDGRYLPNPDYLTDVRTEVVGRDTVVTYTVNPKAFFNDGTPIDYRAFVETWRTSRGVDDRYIVSSTDGYSQIASVTRGADDREVIVRFDGVYAWPDGLFNVVLHPKAAAPDVYNEGYVRKPHPEWGAGPFTIASYDADNGTVVFERNPKWWGKPGKLDRRVFRQMESQAALNAFQNGEIDATGVAAKDARARALTMNGIDIRTAAAPQQSLLVLNLDTPILSDRRVREAVLSAVDRETLSRIRFTGLNYTEELPGSLSLYPFQPGYEDNLSDVLSYDPAKAEELLDRSGWTEGGDGIRSKDGRRLSLELPNIGDDTTTQNLSRALQAILKKVGVDLAVRQRPSADFSQVVVNKEFDVLLLGFSSSDPFGMAYFCQVWCMGSQLNPAGAGSPELDAQIRAMSRIGDPMAQIKAGNELEREAFAQFSNLPLFNGPSMVAVKEGLANYGAGQFYVGPIEDVGWEK; encoded by the coding sequence GTGAAGCGCTGGCCGGTGATCATCGCCGCGGTGGCCGTGGCCGTCGCCTGCGTCACCGGCTGCGGTGCCGCGATCGACACCGGTGCGGTGAAGACCGAAGGAGCCTCGCTCAACCTGCAACCGCGTGAGAACCTCAGAGACGGAGGCAGTCTCACGACTGTGCTCCCGGAGGTGTCGGCCCAGTGGAACACCTTCCACGCCGACGGCAACGTCTATACCCTGGCCCTGTGGCGCTGGTACAACCCGATGCTCGCCTACTTCACGCCGGACGGGCGGTACCTGCCGAATCCCGACTACCTCACCGACGTGCGGACCGAGGTCGTCGGGCGGGACACCGTGGTCACCTACACCGTCAACCCGAAGGCCTTCTTCAACGACGGCACACCGATCGACTACCGCGCCTTCGTCGAGACCTGGCGTACCAGCCGGGGCGTCGACGATCGCTACATCGTCAGTTCCACCGACGGGTACAGCCAGATCGCCTCGGTCACCCGAGGTGCCGACGACCGTGAGGTCATCGTGCGCTTCGACGGCGTCTACGCCTGGCCCGACGGCCTGTTCAACGTCGTTCTCCATCCGAAGGCCGCCGCCCCCGACGTCTACAACGAGGGCTATGTGCGGAAGCCGCATCCAGAATGGGGCGCGGGGCCGTTCACGATCGCCTCCTACGACGCCGACAACGGGACCGTCGTCTTCGAACGAAATCCCAAATGGTGGGGGAAGCCCGGCAAGCTCGACCGTCGTGTCTTCCGGCAGATGGAGTCCCAGGCAGCGCTCAACGCCTTCCAGAACGGCGAGATCGACGCAACCGGGGTGGCGGCCAAAGACGCTCGCGCGCGGGCACTCACCATGAACGGCATCGACATTCGCACCGCGGCCGCACCGCAGCAGTCGTTGCTGGTGCTCAACCTCGACACCCCGATCCTGTCCGATCGGCGCGTCCGTGAGGCCGTGCTCTCCGCCGTCGACCGGGAGACGCTGTCGCGCATCAGGTTCACCGGCCTCAACTACACGGAGGAACTCCCCGGTTCGTTGTCGCTGTACCCGTTCCAGCCGGGATACGAGGACAACCTGTCGGACGTGTTGTCCTACGACCCGGCGAAAGCCGAGGAACTGCTCGACCGGTCGGGGTGGACCGAGGGTGGGGACGGCATCCGCAGCAAGGACGGGAGACGGCTGTCGCTGGAGTTGCCCAACATCGGCGACGACACCACGACCCAGAACCTGTCCCGCGCGCTCCAGGCGATCCTGAAGAAGGTGGGCGTCGACCTCGCTGTCCGCCAACGCCCGTCGGCCGACTTCTCGCAGGTGGTGGTCAACAAGGAGTTCGACGTGCTCCTGCTCGGCTTCTCGTCGAGCGACCCCTTCGGCATGGCCTACTTCTGTCAGGTGTGGTGCATGGGGTCCCAGCTGAACCCCGCCGGTGCCGGGTCCCCGGAACTCGACGCACAGATCCGTGCGATGTCGAGGATCGGCGACCCGATGGCCCAGATCAAGGCCGGGAACGAGCTCGAGCGCGAGGCCTTCGCGCAGTTCTCCAACCTCCCCCTCTTCAACGGTCCGTCCATGGTCGCGGTGAAGGAGGGTCTCGCCAATTACGGGGCGGGACAGTTCTACGTCGGTCCCATCGAGGATGTCGGCTGGGAGAAGTAG
- the thiD gene encoding bifunctional hydroxymethylpyrimidine kinase/phosphomethylpyrimidine kinase, protein MTDVELLPVAAPGETPVRVMTIAGSDSGGGAGIQADMRTFALLGLHGCVAVTAVTVQNSLGVSGFQEIAPETVAAQIATVVDDIGVAAAKTGMLASAPIIDAVVAQCSASGIGRDGPSPLVVDPVCASMHGNQLLADSALDTLRDNLFPLATVVTPNLDEVRLITGIDVVDTDSQRDAAKALFDLGPAWTLVKGGHLRSCDHSPDLLYDGAEFIELNHERIDTSHDHGAGDTLAAAITCALAHDYSVPDAVSFAKKWVTRGLAAAYPLGAGHGPVNPLWRVSDHS, encoded by the coding sequence GTGACCGACGTCGAGTTGTTGCCGGTCGCGGCACCGGGAGAGACACCGGTCCGCGTGATGACCATCGCCGGTTCGGATTCCGGCGGCGGTGCCGGCATCCAGGCCGACATGCGCACCTTCGCCCTGCTCGGCCTACACGGTTGTGTCGCGGTCACCGCGGTGACCGTGCAGAATTCACTGGGCGTCAGCGGTTTCCAGGAGATCGCACCGGAGACGGTGGCCGCCCAGATCGCCACGGTCGTCGACGACATCGGCGTCGCCGCGGCCAAGACCGGCATGCTGGCGTCTGCTCCGATCATCGACGCCGTCGTCGCGCAGTGCTCGGCGAGCGGCATCGGTCGCGACGGTCCCTCCCCGCTCGTCGTCGACCCGGTGTGCGCGTCGATGCACGGAAACCAACTCCTCGCCGATTCCGCACTGGACACCCTGCGCGACAACCTCTTCCCGCTGGCCACGGTGGTGACACCGAACCTCGACGAGGTGCGGCTCATCACCGGGATCGACGTCGTCGACACCGATTCCCAGCGCGATGCGGCGAAGGCGCTGTTCGATCTCGGACCCGCCTGGACGCTGGTCAAGGGTGGACACCTACGCTCCTGCGACCACTCCCCCGACCTGCTCTACGACGGGGCCGAGTTCATCGAACTCAACCACGAGCGCATCGACACGAGCCACGACCACGGCGCCGGTGACACCCTTGCCGCGGCGATCACCTGTGCTCTGGCACATGACTATTCGGTGCCCGACGCCGTCTCCTTCGCGAAGAAGTGGGTCACCCGCGGCCTGGCCGCCGCCTATCCGCTGGGCGCCGGCCACGGCCCGGTGAACCCGCTGTGGCGGGTGAGCGACCATTCGTGA
- the thiC gene encoding phosphomethylpyrimidine synthase ThiC: MGTHVSTTPATATFEDGGLTTGPIEGSSKHYLAVDHLRVPQRRIHLTNGEHLDVYDTSGPYTDTDAVIDVERGLPPIRDGWNRPEPIDGASTQLAWARAGIITDEMRFIAAREGVEPELVRSEVAVGRAVIPANHRHPESEPMIIGKKFAVKINANIGNSAVRSSIADEVEKMVWATRWGADTIMDLSTGADIHTTREWILRNSPVPVGTVPIYQALEKVNGDPVALTWEIYRDTVIEQAEQGVDYMTVHAGVLLRYVPLTARRVTGIVSRGGSIMAAWCLAHHQESFLYTHFDELCEIFRRYDITFSLGDGLRPGSIADANDEAQFAELRTLGELTTIAKSHGVQVMIEGPGHIPMHKIVENVRLEEELCEEAPFYTLGPLATDIAPAYDHITSAIGAAMIAQAGTAMLCYVTPKEHLGLPDRDDVKVGVITYKIAAHSADLAKGHPRAQERDDALSKARFEFRWVDQFNLALDPDTAREYHDQTLPAEPAKTAHFCSMCGPKFCSMRISADVRAYAEENNLVTAEDIDRKIAEGMAAKSAEFAEAGNRVYLPLETIPGGSA; this comes from the coding sequence ATGGGCACACATGTATCCACCACACCCGCCACTGCAACATTCGAAGACGGCGGTCTGACCACAGGGCCGATCGAGGGAAGCTCCAAGCACTACCTGGCCGTCGACCACCTCCGCGTACCGCAGCGTCGAATCCATCTGACCAACGGCGAACACCTCGACGTCTACGACACCTCCGGGCCGTACACCGATACCGATGCCGTGATCGACGTGGAGCGTGGGCTTCCACCGATCCGAGACGGCTGGAACCGCCCGGAACCCATCGACGGCGCGAGCACCCAACTCGCCTGGGCGCGAGCCGGAATCATCACCGACGAGATGCGGTTCATCGCGGCACGGGAGGGCGTCGAACCCGAACTGGTCCGCTCGGAGGTGGCCGTCGGCCGTGCCGTGATCCCGGCCAACCACCGTCATCCGGAGTCGGAGCCGATGATCATCGGCAAGAAGTTCGCGGTGAAAATCAATGCGAACATCGGGAATTCGGCCGTGCGCAGCTCGATCGCGGATGAGGTCGAGAAGATGGTGTGGGCCACCCGATGGGGTGCGGACACCATCATGGACCTGTCCACCGGCGCCGACATCCACACGACGCGCGAATGGATTCTGCGCAACTCCCCCGTCCCCGTCGGCACCGTGCCGATCTACCAGGCACTCGAGAAGGTGAACGGCGATCCCGTCGCCCTCACGTGGGAGATCTACCGCGACACCGTCATCGAGCAGGCCGAGCAGGGTGTCGACTACATGACGGTGCACGCCGGGGTACTCCTCCGCTACGTGCCGTTGACCGCCCGACGGGTCACCGGCATCGTCTCCCGGGGCGGATCGATCATGGCCGCCTGGTGCCTGGCGCACCACCAGGAGTCGTTCCTGTACACGCACTTCGATGAACTGTGCGAGATCTTCCGCCGCTACGACATCACCTTCTCACTCGGCGACGGACTGCGGCCGGGGTCGATAGCCGACGCCAACGACGAGGCCCAGTTCGCCGAACTGCGTACCCTCGGCGAACTGACCACCATCGCCAAATCCCATGGCGTGCAGGTGATGATCGAGGGTCCGGGACACATCCCGATGCACAAGATCGTCGAGAACGTGCGTCTCGAAGAAGAACTCTGCGAGGAGGCGCCGTTCTACACGCTCGGCCCCCTCGCCACCGACATCGCCCCCGCCTACGACCACATCACCTCCGCCATCGGTGCGGCGATGATCGCCCAGGCGGGTACCGCCATGCTCTGCTACGTGACCCCCAAGGAGCACCTCGGGCTACCCGATCGCGATGACGTGAAGGTCGGCGTGATCACCTACAAGATCGCGGCCCACTCGGCGGATCTCGCGAAAGGCCATCCTCGGGCGCAGGAACGCGATGACGCATTGAGCAAGGCGCGCTTCGAGTTCCGCTGGGTCGACCAGTTCAACCTCGCCCTCGACCCGGACACCGCTCGCGAGTACCACGACCAGACGCTGCCGGCCGAACCCGCGAAGACCGCGCATTTCTGCTCGATGTGCGGCCCCAAGTTCTGCTCGATGCGGATCTCCGCCGACGTGCGCGCCTACGCGGAGGAGAACAATCTGGTGACCGCCGAGGACATCGACCGGAAGATCGCGGAAGGAATGGCGGCGAAGTCGGCCGAGTTCGCCGAGGCCGGCAACCGCGTGTACCTGCCGCTCGAGACCATCCCCGGAGGTTCTGCGTGA